In the genome of Chloroflexota bacterium, one region contains:
- a CDS encoding type II/IV secretion system protein — protein sequence MTVSPQIISEARQFGQHWRTRISRSGNESEAKPMMTKDKPAPPEKNPTKAAEKPDALTASTPPKNLKQATQPEALQLIPEVIARRYNAIPLSVSGNTLQVAMADPTDIFALEALSAVSRMRIKPVAASTKEVREAIDFNYKAFGEIEKQLALISIPVETTGERLAAIADTNAPLAQALNMIIEEAVKARSSDIHIEPEEDRLRVRYRIDGILQDLMSLPANINMALVSRIKILAEMNIADRHRPQDGQFSFDVMGREIDVRVATAPTVTGEMAVLRLLDKSMAALGLSELGLLPDCLAKYQAMLKVPYGMILTSGPTGSGKTTTLYASINSLDCVGRNIITIEDPAEYRFKDINQIQVNPQAGITFATGLRSILRLDPNVIMVGEIRDGETAGIAVQAALTGHLVLSSVHANDAPSVLPRLLDLGVEPFLVGTAVIGVLAQRMVRRICPHCARPVVAPPEERLVYEQEMTEERMEFLYGTGCKVCSYTGYLGRTVVFEILTVTDKIRKLVINRASGSQIRAQAIEDGMISMLNDGMRKVKAGITTPSEVLRSAYAPD from the coding sequence ATTACTGTCTCACCACAGATTATTTCTGAGGCACGGCAATTTGGGCAGCACTGGCGAACTAGAATCTCTCGATCAGGTAACGAATCCGAGGCCAAACCCATGATGACTAAAGACAAGCCCGCCCCACCAGAGAAGAACCCAACGAAAGCAGCAGAAAAGCCGGATGCGCTGACGGCCTCGACACCGCCCAAGAACCTGAAACAGGCTACTCAGCCTGAGGCATTGCAGCTAATCCCTGAAGTGATAGCCAGAAGGTATAACGCCATTCCCCTCTCGGTATCCGGTAACACCCTACAGGTGGCTATGGCAGACCCCACTGATATCTTTGCCCTGGAGGCTCTCTCCGCCGTAAGCCGGATGAGGATTAAACCTGTAGCTGCCAGCACCAAAGAGGTCCGAGAGGCAATTGACTTCAACTATAAAGCCTTTGGCGAGATTGAAAAGCAACTGGCTCTAATCTCTATCCCGGTTGAGACGACCGGTGAGAGGTTGGCTGCTATTGCTGACACCAATGCCCCGCTGGCTCAAGCTCTCAATATGATTATCGAAGAAGCAGTTAAAGCCCGCTCCTCTGACATCCATATTGAGCCAGAAGAGGATAGACTAAGAGTGCGCTATCGCATAGACGGAATCCTTCAAGACCTCATGTCTCTGCCGGCCAACATAAATATGGCCCTCGTTTCCCGAATCAAAATCTTAGCTGAGATGAATATTGCCGACCGCCATCGCCCCCAGGACGGCCAGTTCTCCTTTGACGTCATGGGACGAGAGATAGATGTTCGAGTAGCCACTGCACCCACGGTTACTGGTGAGATGGCAGTGCTCCGCCTTCTGGACAAGTCCATGGCCGCTCTGGGCCTGTCAGAGCTTGGCCTGCTGCCCGATTGTCTGGCAAAGTATCAAGCCATGCTCAAGGTCCCCTACGGCATGATTTTGACCAGCGGCCCTACCGGGTCCGGCAAGACTACCACCCTCTATGCCTCCATCAATTCCCTTGATTGTGTGGGAAGAAACATTATTACCATTGAGGACCCTGCGGAGTATCGCTTTAAGGACATCAATCAGATTCAAGTCAATCCCCAAGCTGGAATTACCTTCGCCACCGGCTTGAGATCCATCCTCCGCCTTGATCCCAACGTCATAATGGTCGGCGAGATACGTGACGGCGAGACCGCCGGCATAGCGGTTCAGGCAGCCTTAACCGGCCATCTGGTGCTATCTTCAGTGCACGCTAATGATGCTCCCAGCGTACTGCCCCGTCTTCTTGACCTCGGTGTCGAACCGTTTTTGGTCGGCACAGCGGTCATTGGCGTCTTGGCTCAGCGGATGGTCCGCCGTATATGCCCACATTGCGCCCGCCCCGTGGTTGCTCCACCAGAGGAGAGACTGGTCTATGAGCAAGAAATGACAGAGGAAAGAATGGAATTCCTCTACGGCACCGGGTGCAAGGTCTGCTCCTATACCGGTTATCTGGGGCGAACGGTTGTCTTCGAAATCCTGACCGTGACTGACAAGATAAGGAAACTGGTCATCAACCGTGCTAGCGGCAGCCAGATTCGGGCTCAGGCGATTGAAGACGGCATGATTAGCATGCTGAATGACGGCATGCGGAAAGTGAAGGCCGGCATCACCACCCCCTCCGAAGTGCTGCGCAGCGCCTATGCTCCAGACTAG
- a CDS encoding PaaI family thioesterase — protein sequence MLPVAGKHGGSSKSLACGMWLTNWSEEVCWPECGLCVGKQTSRTIACSASITPRFWPFCFRRRLSGVATLCISHCIPWHCLHRDCGIPAGKRRRAGFLLKSTKEYWGKAKFEMPEAFSRPVVYSPFSKLVGLSLTRIDTECSECVLEVSDRLLNVNGSMHGGAICTMVDVGMGAALRAHLADDEWLTTVEIKVNYLVAVTSGVLSCRSKLLHKSKKLAVLESEVTSGEALVAKATGTFYVTKRKRD from the coding sequence ATGTTGCCAGTGGCAGGCAAACACGGTGGAAGCTCGAAGAGCTTGGCCTGCGGGATGTGGCTGACGAATTGGAGCGAAGAAGTTTGCTGGCCTGAGTGTGGCTTATGTGTTGGCAAACAGACATCAAGGACTATCGCGTGTTCGGCATCGATAACACCGAGATTCTGGCCTTTCTGTTTTCGGCGAAGGCTGTCCGGTGTGGCGACCCTATGTATTTCCCACTGTATTCCGTGGCATTGCCTGCATCGAGACTGCGGCATCCCAGCCGGAAAGAGACGCAGGGCAGGATTTTTGCTAAAATCGACAAAAGAATATTGGGGCAAGGCGAAATTCGAAATGCCAGAGGCATTCTCCAGGCCAGTAGTTTATAGTCCGTTTTCTAAGCTCGTAGGTTTAAGCCTTACCAGGATCGATACTGAGTGCAGCGAGTGCGTTCTGGAAGTCAGCGATAGGCTGCTGAATGTCAACGGAAGCATGCACGGCGGTGCTATCTGTACCATGGTGGATGTGGGCATGGGAGCCGCGCTCCGCGCCCATTTGGCGGACGATGAGTGGTTGACAACTGTGGAAATCAAGGTAAACTATCTGGTAGCGGTGACATCCGGTGTCCTTTCCTGCCGATCAAAGCTCCTTCACAAGAGCAAGAAACTAGCTGTCCTGGAATCGGAGGTCACGAGTGGTGAGGCCCTGGTCGCCAAAGCCACTGGGACATTCTATGTGACCAAAAGGAAGCGAGACTGA
- a CDS encoding PKD domain-containing protein — MQDTMLPRSGRLPLFRETTLLRPGSLTALWISPPLDRIAVPSGFLIPDTIYYWRVRHQDSYYNWSSWSTETSFTTISLGPPNTPSNISPADGTTDISVTPTLRSSTFSTSHAGDPAASQWQITTVSGNYVTPAKIFDSNVDTVNLTQIAVPSGLLSINSTYYWRVRHQDSYGYWSDWSAETSFTTTAKQVPVTPSNISPVDGATGVSLTLTLTSSAFSDPDVGDSHKASQWQIREATSLGDYSVTVFDSLTDTLNMTAITVPAGKLSYNTAYYWRVRHQDSYGNWSGWSTETSFTTVASAAPHTPSNIWPADGTIDISLTPTLLSSAFSDPDAGDFHYASWWQITTIPGDYAAPAMIFDSGLDTINLTWIVVPSEFLSINSTYYWRVRHQDSYGNWSGWSTETSFTTAASGAPRSAPDTPVNISPLNGATVKSLTPTLSASDFSDPDPGDDHLASQWQITIVPGDYSSPVFDSSVDYTNLTTILIPLGRLGYGTTYYWRVRYVDNYGDWSNWSVETSFTTATSGPPDKPTNISPADGTTDISLTPTLESSAFITSHPGDHAASQWQITTISGNYVTPAKIFDSNVDTINLTQIAVPSGLLSINSTYYWRVRHQDNYGYWSDWSAETSFTTTAKQVPVTPSNISPANGATGVSLTPTLTSSAFSDPDVGDSHKASQWQIRRATAPGDYSVTVYDSLTDTVNKTAITVPAGKLSYNTTYYWRVRHQDSYGNWSGWSTETSFTTVASGVPRTPVNISPANGTTSIILTPTLQSSAFSDPDAGDIHYASQWQITRISGNYSPSNVIFDSGVDLANLTEIAIPSGVLTVNTTYYWCVRYQDDKGYWSNWSVETSFKTIVSGNPGTPINMSPVNGATNVALTPTLQSSAFVSPDGAAIHNASQWQITTTSGSYIPPAKIFDSDVDTINLTQIDIPSGLLTVNTTYYWRVRHQDSYLNWSDWSVETRFTTTPMQVPVTPSNISPASGATGISLTPTLTGSAFSDPDVGDSHKTSRWQIRTSSGSYASPAYDSGLDTINKTSISIPAGKLSYNTTYYWRVRYQDSYGNWSGWSTETSFTTVPSGAPRTPSNVSPANGTTDIILTPSLQSSPFSDPDLGDVHYASQWQITTTSGSYDTPAKIFDSGVDIINLTKIDIPSGLLSVNNTYYWRVRHQDDRGYWSSWSAETRFTTTPMQVPVTPSNISPVDGATGVSLTPTLTSSAFSDPDVGDSHKASQWQIRTGSGSYASPAYDSGLDTINKTSISIPAGKLSHNTAYYWRVRHQDSYGNWSGWSTETSFTTVPSGAPRTPSNVSPANGTTDIILTPTLHSAPFSDPDLDDIHYASQWQVTTASGDYDPPAKIFDSGVDTINLMRIALPSGVLSVDTTYWWRVRHQDSYGNWSSWSTETSFTTTAMQVPVTPSNISPANGATGVSLVPTLTSSAFSDPDVGDSHKASQWQIREANAPSDYSITVYDSLADSINKTAVTVPTGKLSYYSTYYWHVRYQDSHGNWSGWSTETSFATVASGAPHTPVNVSPANGTAGIILTPTLRVSDFSDDDPGDIHFASQWQIRTGSETFDSPMLDSGVDTSNLTQIAMPSGYLEYGTTYYWRVRHQDSYGRWSAWSAETFFTTAIPRSPNQPTTVSPLSGATGVSLTPTLRSSVFSARDAGDSHRASQWQIRTEAGTFDSPVFDSGIDTVNLTRITIPEGELDYGTTYYWRVRHQNRYGSWSAYSVESLFSTIMPPPQQPDAISPLNGAVAIILTPTLESSIFVSRGVGATHAASQWQITAASGDYSSPVYDSGTDTINKTSIIVPSWILSENTKYYWRVRHQDNYGNWSGYSFQASFTTATSPEADFSVAPTTAVPGQTLTFTDTSTGDVTAWLWDFGDGTTAEWTTTTRPEDGKITHRYPTLGNYTVTVKLIGPIGENTKTKVITIRAPAPAPSGGKGFPWVPVVVGVVVVLAAGGAFWYLRRR; from the coding sequence ATGCAGGATACCATGCTGCCTCGCAGTGGCAGATTACCACTGTTTCGGGAGACTACACTCCTCCGGCCAGGATCTTTAACAGCGTTGTGGATATCGCCCCCCCTGGACCGGATTGCCGTACCTTCAGGATTTCTGATCCCCGACACCATTTATTACTGGAGAGTAAGGCACCAGGATAGCTATTACAATTGGTCAAGCTGGTCTACTGAGACCTCCTTCACCACTATATCATTAGGGCCACCCAACACACCAAGCAATATATCGCCCGCAGATGGCACGACTGATATCAGTGTGACCCCTACCCTCCGATCCTCTACTTTCTCTACTTCTCATGCAGGAGATCCTGCCGCCTCGCAGTGGCAGATCACCACTGTTTCAGGAAACTACGTTACACCGGCAAAGATCTTTGACAGCAACGTAGACACCGTCAACCTGACGCAAATTGCCGTACCATCAGGACTCCTGAGCATCAATTCCACCTACTACTGGAGAGTGAGGCATCAGGACAGCTATGGTTACTGGTCGGATTGGAGCGCGGAGACCTCTTTCACCACCACAGCCAAGCAGGTGCCGGTCACGCCGAGCAACATCTCCCCGGTGGATGGAGCGACAGGCGTTAGCCTCACCCTCACGCTGACCAGCTCAGCCTTCTCCGACCCTGATGTGGGAGACAGCCATAAAGCCTCGCAGTGGCAGATAAGGGAAGCCACATCCCTAGGAGATTACAGCGTCACAGTCTTCGACAGCCTTACTGACACCCTGAATATGACTGCGATTACCGTACCCGCAGGGAAGCTAAGTTATAACACCGCCTACTACTGGCGTGTGAGGCATCAGGACAGCTATGGTAACTGGTCAGGCTGGAGCACGGAGACATCTTTCACTACAGTGGCATCAGCGGCACCTCACACACCAAGCAACATATGGCCAGCAGATGGCACGATCGATATCAGTCTGACCCCTACCCTGTTATCCTCCGCCTTCTCTGACCCGGACGCAGGTGACTTCCACTACGCCTCCTGGTGGCAGATTACCACTATTCCAGGTGATTACGCCGCGCCAGCGATGATCTTTGATAGCGGCTTAGATACTATCAACCTGACGTGGATTGTCGTACCATCTGAATTCCTGAGCATCAATAGCACTTACTACTGGAGAGTGAGACATCAGGATAGCTATGGTAACTGGTCAGGCTGGAGCACGGAGACCTCTTTCACCACAGCGGCATCAGGGGCACCTAGGTCGGCACCAGACACACCAGTCAACATATCGCCGCTAAATGGTGCCACGGTTAAGAGCTTAACCCCGACCCTTTCGGCCTCTGACTTCTCCGACCCAGACCCGGGTGACGACCACTTGGCCTCGCAATGGCAGATAACGATAGTCCCGGGTGATTACTCCAGCCCTGTCTTTGATAGCAGTGTAGATTACACTAATCTGACGACTATCCTGATACCGTTGGGAAGACTGGGTTATGGCACTACCTACTACTGGCGTGTGAGGTATGTGGACAACTATGGCGACTGGTCAAACTGGAGTGTGGAGACTTCTTTCACCACAGCAACATCGGGGCCGCCCGATAAACCAACCAATATATCGCCAGCGGATGGCACTACTGATATCAGTCTAACTCCTACCCTCGAATCCTCAGCTTTCATCACCTCTCACCCAGGAGATCATGCTGCCTCGCAGTGGCAGATTACCACTATTTCAGGAAACTACGTTACACCAGCAAAGATCTTTGACAGCAACGTAGACACTATCAACCTGACGCAAATTGCCGTACCATCAGGACTCCTGAGCATCAATTCCACCTACTACTGGAGAGTGAGGCATCAGGACAACTATGGTTACTGGTCGGATTGGAGCGCGGAGACCTCTTTCACCACCACAGCCAAGCAGGTGCCGGTCACGCCTAGCAATATCTCTCCAGCCAATGGAGCGACAGGCGTCAGCCTCACCCCCACACTCACAAGTTCAGCCTTCTCTGACCCTGATGTGGGAGACAGCCACAAAGCCTCGCAGTGGCAGATAAGGCGGGCTACAGCTCCTGGAGACTATAGCGTCACAGTCTACGATAGCCTTACTGACACCGTGAATAAGACTGCGATCACCGTACCCGCAGGGAAGCTGAGTTATAACACTACCTATTACTGGAGAGTGAGGCATCAGGATAGTTATGGTAACTGGTCAGGCTGGAGTACGGAGACATCTTTCACCACAGTGGCATCAGGGGTACCGCGCACGCCAGTCAATATATCACCGGCAAATGGCACCACCAGTATTATTCTAACCCCCACCCTCCAATCCTCCGCCTTCTCCGACCCGGATGCAGGTGACATCCACTACGCTTCGCAATGGCAGATAACCAGAATTTCAGGTAATTACTCTCCCTCCAACGTGATATTTGACAGTGGTGTGGATCTTGCCAATCTGACCGAGATCGCCATACCATCAGGTGTCCTGACCGTCAATACCACGTACTACTGGTGTGTGAGGTATCAGGATGACAAAGGCTACTGGTCAAACTGGTCTGTCGAGACCTCTTTCAAGACGATAGTCTCGGGGAATCCTGGCACGCCCATCAATATGTCACCAGTCAATGGGGCAACTAATGTGGCTCTGACTCCCACTCTGCAATCCTCTGCTTTCGTCAGCCCTGATGGCGCGGCTATCCACAACGCCTCGCAATGGCAGATTACCACTACTTCGGGAAGCTACATCCCACCGGCAAAAATCTTTGACAGCGACGTGGACACTATCAACCTGACTCAGATTGACATACCATCAGGACTCTTGACCGTCAATACCACGTATTACTGGAGGGTAAGACATCAGGACAGCTACCTCAACTGGTCAGACTGGAGTGTGGAGACGCGTTTCACCACTACACCTATGCAGGTGCCGGTCACGCCGAGCAACATCTCTCCAGCCAGTGGAGCGACAGGAATCAGCCTTACCCCCACGCTGACCGGTTCAGCTTTTTCTGATCCTGATGTGGGAGACAGCCACAAAACCTCGCGGTGGCAGATAAGAACAAGCTCGGGGAGTTACGCTAGCCCAGCGTATGACAGTGGCCTAGATACCATCAACAAGACGAGCATAAGCATACCTGCGGGGAAACTAAGTTATAACACCACCTACTATTGGAGAGTAAGGTATCAAGATAGTTATGGTAACTGGTCAGGGTGGAGCACGGAGACCTCTTTCACCACAGTGCCATCGGGAGCACCCCGTACCCCAAGCAATGTATCGCCAGCAAATGGTACTACAGATATTATTCTAACGCCCAGCCTCCAATCCTCCCCCTTCTCTGACCCAGACCTGGGCGACGTCCACTACGCCTCGCAGTGGCAGATTACCACTACCTCAGGAAGCTACGACACACCAGCAAAAATCTTTGATAGTGGCGTAGACATTATCAACCTGACTAAGATTGACATACCCTCAGGGCTCCTGAGCGTCAATAATACCTACTACTGGAGAGTAAGGCACCAGGACGACAGAGGCTACTGGTCAAGCTGGAGTGCGGAGACGCGTTTCACCACTACACCTATGCAGGTGCCGGTCACGCCGAGCAACATCTCCCCGGTAGATGGAGCGACAGGCGTCAGCCTTACCCCCACGCTGACCAGTTCAGCCTTCTCTGACCCTGATGTGGGAGACAGCCACAAAGCCTCGCAGTGGCAGATAAGAACAGGCTCAGGGAGTTACGCTAGCCCAGCGTATGACAGTGGCCTAGATACCATCAACAAGACAAGCATAAGCATACCTGCGGGTAAACTAAGTCATAACACTGCCTACTACTGGAGAGTAAGGCATCAGGATAGTTATGGTAACTGGTCAGGCTGGAGCACGGAGACCTCTTTCACCACAGTGCCATCGGGAGCACCCCGTACCCCAAGCAATGTATCGCCAGCAAATGGCACTACTGATATTATTCTAACCCCCACCCTCCATTCTGCTCCCTTCTCCGATCCAGACCTGGATGACATCCACTACGCCTCGCAGTGGCAGGTCACCACCGCCTCAGGAGACTATGACCCACCGGCAAAGATCTTCGATAGTGGCGTGGACACTATCAATCTGATGCGGATTGCCCTACCGTCCGGAGTCCTGAGCGTGGATACCACCTATTGGTGGAGAGTAAGGCACCAGGACAGCTACGGAAACTGGTCAAGCTGGTCTACTGAGACCTCCTTCACTACCACGGCCATGCAGGTGCCGGTGACGCCGAGCAACATCTCTCCTGCCAATGGAGCCACAGGCGTTAGTCTTGTTCCCACCCTTACCAGCTCAGCCTTTTCTGACCCTGATGTGGGAGACAGCCACAAAGCCTCGCAGTGGCAGATAAGGGAAGCCAATGCCCCTTCGGATTACAGCATCACAGTCTATGATAGCCTTGCTGACAGCATAAATAAGACTGCGGTCACTGTGCCGACAGGAAAGCTGAGTTATTACAGCACCTATTACTGGCATGTGAGGTATCAGGACAGTCATGGCAACTGGTCAGGCTGGAGTACGGAGACCTCGTTTGCCACGGTGGCATCAGGGGCACCCCACACGCCAGTTAATGTCTCGCCGGCAAATGGCACCGCTGGTATTATTCTAACTCCCACCCTCCGTGTCTCTGACTTCTCCGATGATGACCCTGGTGATATCCATTTTGCCTCACAGTGGCAGATCAGAACCGGGTCAGAAACTTTTGACAGCCCTATGTTAGATAGTGGTGTTGACACGTCCAATCTCACCCAGATCGCAATGCCTTCAGGATATTTGGAATATGGCACCACGTATTACTGGAGGGTAAGACATCAAGATAGCTATGGCCGGTGGTCTGCGTGGTCTGCGGAAACATTCTTTACTACTGCCATTCCGCGGTCGCCCAATCAGCCCACCACCGTCTCTCCATTAAGTGGGGCTACCGGGGTCAGCCTCACGCCCACCCTCAGATCCTCAGTTTTCTCTGCCCGGGATGCAGGTGATAGCCATAGAGCATCGCAGTGGCAGATCAGGACTGAAGCCGGAACTTTTGACAGCCCTGTTTTTGACAGCGGCATCGACACTGTGAACCTCACCAGAATTACCATACCTGAAGGAGAGCTCGATTATGGCACCACCTACTATTGGAGAGTGAGGCATCAGAACAGGTATGGCAGCTGGTCGGCGTATTCTGTGGAAAGCCTCTTCAGTACCATTATGCCACCACCTCAGCAACCTGATGCCATCTCTCCGTTGAATGGGGCTGTCGCAATCATTTTGACGCCCACGCTTGAATCCTCTATTTTCGTTAGTCGTGGCGTGGGAGCCACGCACGCTGCCTCGCAGTGGCAGATCACCGCTGCCTCGGGGGACTACTCTAGCCCAGTGTACGACAGTGGCACAGATACCATCAACAAGACGAGCATAATTGTACCATCATGGATATTGAGCGAGAACACCAAATATTACTGGCGTGTGAGGCATCAGGATAACTATGGCAACTGGTCTGGCTACTCATTTCAGGCTTCATTCACTACTGCAACGTCGCCAGAGGCTGATTTCTCTGTCGCCCCTACCACGGCGGTGCCTGGGCAGACACTAACCTTCACGGACACGTCCACAGGTGATGTCACCGCATGGCTATGGGACTTTGGTGATGGTACGACGGCAGAATGGACCACTACTACTAGACCAGAGGATGGCAAAATCACTCACCGCTATCCTACTCTGGGAAACTACACTGTCACAGTCAAATTGATCGGTCCGATAGGGGAGAACACCAAGACAAAGGTCATTACTATTCGGGCACCTGCTCCCGCTCCTTCTGGTGGCAAAGGATTCCCGTGGGTTCCAGTTGTTGTAGGCGTGGTTGTTGTGTTAGCGGCCGGAGGCGCATTCTGGTACTTGCGCCGGAGATGA
- the purQ gene encoding phosphoribosylformylglycinamidine synthase subunit PurQ, producing MRFAIIVFPGTWSDKDCYYAVHDILGQPATYVWHRETDLSGYDCVILPGGFSYGDYLRAGAIARFSPVMAEVERFAQRGGLVIGICNGFQILCESGLLPGCLMTNSHLQYRCQWVSLRVENASLPFTSLCREGQVLRIPISHYDGNYYADEATLQELESNGQVVFRYCDPRGQITEQANPNGSLHNIAGIVNREGNVLGMMPHPERACEDLIGGTDGNLIFQSLIARLSQPTVAIPR from the coding sequence TTGAGGTTCGCCATCATCGTTTTCCCCGGCACCTGGAGCGATAAGGACTGCTACTATGCGGTACACGACATCCTGGGGCAGCCGGCGACTTATGTCTGGCATCGAGAAACTGACCTCTCCGGCTATGACTGCGTCATCCTTCCCGGAGGTTTTTCTTATGGTGACTATCTTCGCGCCGGTGCCATTGCCCGCTTTTCGCCCGTAATGGCAGAGGTGGAGCGTTTTGCCCAGCGGGGCGGACTCGTGATCGGAATCTGCAATGGTTTTCAGATTCTATGCGAGTCAGGGCTGCTGCCTGGCTGCCTTATGACCAATAGCCACCTCCAGTACAGGTGTCAGTGGGTCTCCCTCAGAGTGGAGAATGCCTCTCTACCCTTCACTTCCCTGTGCCGCGAAGGCCAGGTGCTCCGAATTCCCATATCCCACTATGACGGGAACTACTATGCGGATGAAGCCACTCTACAGGAATTGGAGTCAAACGGGCAAGTTGTTTTTCGCTATTGCGATCCCCGGGGCCAGATAACCGAACAGGCCAACCCTAACGGTTCACTGCACAATATAGCTGGTATTGTCAATAGGGAAGGTAACGTCCTGGGTATGATGCCTCATCCTGAGCGTGCCTGCGAGGATCTCATCGGAGGAACGGACGGAAACCTGATCTTCCAGTCCCTCATTGCCAGGCTATCGCAGCCAACCGTGGCAATCCCTCGATAG
- a CDS encoding GatB/YqeY domain-containing protein — protein sequence MSLVQRLRDDLNQSLKKRDKERVSALRLVLADMSNAEIAKGAPLDEAGLLGVISKRVKLYRESIDAFRKGNRQDLVAKEEKELAAVLEYLPQPMSAEEITAAARQAIKEVGATGPGDKGKVMGKLMPQVKGKADGAEVSAIVSQLLSSL from the coding sequence GTGTCTTTAGTACAAAGGCTGAGAGACGATCTTAACCAATCCCTGAAAAAAAGGGACAAGGAGCGAGTTTCAGCCCTGCGCTTGGTGTTGGCCGATATGAGCAACGCTGAGATTGCCAAGGGTGCCCCCTTGGATGAAGCAGGATTGCTGGGAGTGATCTCCAAGCGGGTAAAGCTGTATCGCGAGAGCATTGACGCCTTTCGCAAGGGTAACCGCCAGGACTTGGTGGCCAAAGAGGAGAAGGAACTGGCTGCCGTACTGGAGTATCTGCCCCAACCTATGTCAGCCGAGGAGATTACTGCTGCTGCTCGCCAAGCGATCAAGGAGGTGGGGGCAACGGGCCCTGGCGACAAGGGCAAAGTAATGGGTAAGCTCATGCCACAGGTAAAGGGTAAAGCTGATGGCGCTGAGGTAAGCGCCATCGTATCGCAATTGCTTTCCAGCTTGTGA
- the rpsU gene encoding 30S ribosomal protein S21, translating to MTRVTAGEGESFESLLRRFSKKVQQDGVLAEIRRRGSYEKPSVKRKKKEATKKRKSARSSRGRPTTRPT from the coding sequence GTGACTCGCGTAACTGCTGGTGAAGGAGAGAGCTTCGAGAGCTTGCTGCGCCGGTTCAGCAAGAAAGTGCAGCAGGACGGTGTTCTGGCTGAGATCCGCCGTCGAGGGTCTTACGAAAAGCCGAGCGTGAAGCGTAAGAAGAAGGAAGCGACCAAGAAGCGCAAGAGCGCTAGAAGCTCAAGAGGCCGTCCTACAACCCGTCCTACCTAG
- a CDS encoding DUF429 domain-containing protein, with protein sequence MEYVCRRGWGWGQSRPYTGVSFWRGGRSGHIEKDRSTHNCLGCRSEPRVTQSNFIGIDLTSSPERASACIGLDDNLNLGFAGFLHSDTDLVALVISQAPRVTAIDAPLTLPKGLCCLEESCRCQPIQGKGRECERQLARLGIPCYFTTKRSIIKRMMYRGVELKRRLEDRGYQVIEVYPYASKVRLWGKPVPSKARSAGLALSRAKLANLMPSLTPHVADFDHHLCDAALAAHTAYLHHRNATEQIGSLKEGAIYIPKKIIE encoded by the coding sequence ATCGAATATGTTTGCCGTAGGGGATGGGGCTGGGGTCAGTCGCGGCCTTATACAGGCGTCAGCTTCTGGCGTGGTGGCCGCTCGGGCCATATTGAAAAGGATAGGAGCACCCATAACTGTCTCGGCTGCAGATCAGAACCTCGAGTGACTCAAAGCAATTTCATTGGTATTGACCTGACTTCCTCACCGGAGAGGGCGAGCGCTTGCATTGGCCTAGACGACAATTTGAACCTTGGCTTCGCTGGCTTTCTCCACTCTGATACCGATCTGGTCGCCTTGGTGATTAGCCAGGCCCCCCGTGTTACTGCGATTGACGCTCCTCTTACGTTGCCGAAAGGGCTTTGTTGCCTGGAGGAAAGTTGTCGTTGCCAGCCAATTCAGGGAAAGGGGAGGGAATGCGAGCGGCAACTGGCCAGGCTAGGAATTCCCTGCTACTTCACTACCAAGAGGTCTATCATTAAGAGGATGATGTACCGTGGGGTCGAGTTGAAAAGAAGATTGGAAGATCGAGGCTATCAAGTGATAGAGGTTTATCCCTATGCCAGCAAAGTCCGTCTCTGGGGCAAACCCGTCCCTTCCAAGGCAAGGTCTGCTGGGCTAGCCTTATCAAGAGCCAAGCTCGCCAATCTCATGCCCAGCCTTACTCCTCACGTAGCTGACTTCGATCACCATCTTTGCGATGCTGCTTTGGCCGCACATACTGCCTATCTGCATCACCGGAATGCCACGGAGCAGATTGGCAGTCTTAAAGAGGGTGCTATTTACATACCGAAGAAGATCATCGAGTAG